One window of the Salvelinus fontinalis isolate EN_2023a chromosome 2, ASM2944872v1, whole genome shotgun sequence genome contains the following:
- the lin7b gene encoding protein lin-7 homolog B isoform X1, translating to MMSSYYHSGKETDMATMTEPLCLERDVCRVIELLDRLQRSGELPPPKLQALQRVLQSKFCAAIREVYEQLYDTLDIVGGPEVRAQATAKATVAAFAASEGHAHPRVVELPKTEEGLGFNIMGGKEQNSPIYISRVIPGGVADRQGGLKRGDQLLSVNGVSVEGEHHEKAVELLKAAQGSVKLVVRYTPKVLEEMEARFEKMRSARRRQQHTSYSSLESRG from the exons ATGATGTCATCATATTATCATTCGGGAAAGGAAACAGACATGGCGACGATGACCGAGCCGCTCTGCCTAGAAAGAG ATGTGTGCAGAGTGATAGAGCTGCTGGACCGGCTGCAGAGAAGCGGTGAGCTGCCTCCTCCCAAACTCCAGGCCCTGCAGAGAGTCCTGCAGAGCAAGTTCTGTGCTGCCATCAGAGAG GTGTATGAACAGCTCTATGACACTCTTGACATCGTGGGAGGGCCTGAGGTTCGTGCCCAGGCAACTGCCAAG GCCACAGTGGCTGCATTTGCAGCCAGCGAGGGACATGCCCACCCACGGGTGGTGGAGCTGCCCAAGACAGAGGAGGGCCTGGGATTCAACATCATGGGGGGCAAGGAGCAGAACTCCCCAATCTATATCTCCAGGGTCATCCCCGGGGGGGTGGCAGACCGACAGGGGGGGCTGAAGCGGGGCGACCAACTGCTCTCTGTCAATGGAGTG aGTGTGGAGGGGGAGCACCACGAGAAGGCAGTGGAGCTGCTGAAGGCTGCCCAGGGCTCAGTGAAACTAGTGGTCAGGTACACGCCTAAGGTGCTGGAGGAGATGGAGGCCCGCTTTGAGAAGATGAGGAGCGCCAGAAGACGCCAGCAGCACACAAGCTACTC GTCTCTGGAGTCCCGAGGCTAG
- the LOC129823206 gene encoding U1 small nuclear ribonucleoprotein 70 kDa-like translates to MTQFLPPNLLALFAPRDPIPFLTQLEKLPHEKHHNQPYCGIAPFIRHFEDPRDAPPPTRAETRDERLERKRREKIERRQTVVETELKLWDPHNDPNAQGDAFKTLFVARVNYDTTESKLRREFEVYGPIKRIYIVYNKRSGKPRGYAFIEYEHERDMHSAYKHADGKKIDGRRVLVDVERGRTVKGWHPRRLGGGLGGTRRGGADVNIKHSGRDDTSRYDEHPTIGGERERERGPEPRGERRERSRERERGGEKERGGERRRSRSRERRRRSSRSRERGDRALGQAAPGEESVVGGRRRDRERERGGGGPGGDSHSRERSRDKGERKRRSRSRERKRDRERSKGGEGDEGMGLGDGMMGEGGEKMPEEPSVGEEGGEVAEERGGRERDRDRERDRDRRRSHRDKDRERDRERHRGDREKDREHKRDRERGGGERREDRHGSVLLPSAEQDDVGNGEAGEAGEAPPQPEENSQDGLMVDQESVQSGEGYVSNENGYNKVETQADEY, encoded by the exons ATGACCCAGTTTTTACCCCCCAATCTGCTGGCCCTATTTGCGCCCCGGGACCCCATACCATTTCTGACCCAGTTGGAGAAGCTTCCCCATGAAAAACACCACAACCAGCCATACTGTGGCATCGCTCCCTTCATCAGGCACTTTGAG GACCCCAGAGATGCCCCTCCCCCCACTAGGGCAGAAACTCGTGATGAGAGGTTGGAGAGGAAG aggagggagaagatcGAGAGGAGACAGACGGTTGTGGAGACAGAACTGAAGCTCT GGGATCCACACAATGACCCCAATGCTCAGGGGGATGCCTTCAAGACCCTGTTTGTGGCTCGTGTG AATTATGACACCACGGAATCCAAGCTTCGCCGTGAGTTTGAGGTCTACGGACCCATCAAACGG ATCTACATCGTCTACAACAAGCGGTCAGGGAAGCCCAGAGGCTACGCCTTCATAGAGTACGAGCACGAGAGAGACATGCACT CTGCCTACAAGCATGCAGACGGGAAGAAGATCGATGGAAGGAGAGTGCTGGTGGATGTTGAGAGAGGTCGCACTGTGAAGGGATGGCATCCCCGCAGGCTAG GCGGTGGTCTTGGTGGGACAAGGAGAGGCGGGGCTGACGTCAACATCAAGCACTCTGGAAGAGACGACACCTCACGTTACGATGAACACCCCACAATTGGAGG GGAACGAGAGCGTGAACGTGGACCTGAGCCCAGAGGGGAGCGCAGAGAGCGCAGCCGTGAGCGTGAACGTGGGGGGGAGAAAGAGCGCGGTGGCGAAAGACGGCGGTCCCGGTCCCGGGAAAGACGCAGGCGCAGCTCCCGCTCCAGGGAGAGGGGCGACAGGGCTCTAGGCCAGGCAGCGCCTGGAGAGGAGAGCGTAGTGGGTGGCAGgaggagagaccgagagagggagCGGGGGGGAGGAGGACCAGGGGGAGACAGTCATagcagggagaggagcagagacaaGGGtgaaaggaagaggaggagccgCAGCCGAGAGCGCAAGCGAGACCGGGAGAGGAGCAAGGGTGGCGAGGGGGATGAGGGCATGGGGCTTGGAGACGGTAtgatgggggagggaggagagaagatgcCTGAAGAGCCTAGTGTGggtgaggaagggggagaggtagCAGAGGAGCGCGGCGGGAGGGAgcgggacagagacagggagcgGGACCGTGACCGGAGGCGCAGCCACAGGGACAAGGATCGGGAGAGGGACCGGGAGAGGCACAGGGGTGACAGGGAGAAGGACAGGGAGcataagagagacagggagcgggGTGGCGGGGAGCGCAGGGAGGACCGGCATGGCTCTGTCCTGCTCCCCTCGGCCGAGCAGGACGACGTGGGTAACGGGGAGGCGGGCGAAGCAGGCGAAGCGCCGCCCCAGCCAGAGGAGAACAGCCAGGATGGGTTGATGGTGGACCAGGAGTCGGTGCAGTCGGGAGAGGGCTACGTTTCCAATGAGAACGGCTACAACAAGGTGGAGACCCAGGCAGACGAGTACTAA
- the lin7b gene encoding protein lin-7 homolog B isoform X2: MMSSYYHSGKETDMATMTEPLCLERDVCRVIELLDRLQRSGELPPPKLQALQRVLQSKFCAAIREVYEQLYDTLDIVGGPEVRAQATAKATVAAFAASEGHAHPRVVELPKTEEGLGFNIMGGKEQNSPIYISRVIPGGVADRQGGLKRGDQLLSVNGVSVEGEHHEKAVELLKAAQGSVKLVVRYTPKVLEEMEARFEKMRSARRRQQHTSYS, from the exons ATGATGTCATCATATTATCATTCGGGAAAGGAAACAGACATGGCGACGATGACCGAGCCGCTCTGCCTAGAAAGAG ATGTGTGCAGAGTGATAGAGCTGCTGGACCGGCTGCAGAGAAGCGGTGAGCTGCCTCCTCCCAAACTCCAGGCCCTGCAGAGAGTCCTGCAGAGCAAGTTCTGTGCTGCCATCAGAGAG GTGTATGAACAGCTCTATGACACTCTTGACATCGTGGGAGGGCCTGAGGTTCGTGCCCAGGCAACTGCCAAG GCCACAGTGGCTGCATTTGCAGCCAGCGAGGGACATGCCCACCCACGGGTGGTGGAGCTGCCCAAGACAGAGGAGGGCCTGGGATTCAACATCATGGGGGGCAAGGAGCAGAACTCCCCAATCTATATCTCCAGGGTCATCCCCGGGGGGGTGGCAGACCGACAGGGGGGGCTGAAGCGGGGCGACCAACTGCTCTCTGTCAATGGAGTG aGTGTGGAGGGGGAGCACCACGAGAAGGCAGTGGAGCTGCTGAAGGCTGCCCAGGGCTCAGTGAAACTAGTGGTCAGGTACACGCCTAAGGTGCTGGAGGAGATGGAGGCCCGCTTTGAGAAGATGAGGAGCGCCAGAAGACGCCAGCAGCACACAAGCTACTCGTga